CGTATTCCTAGCCCGGCGGCGAGGCCATACGCAGGTGACACCCCTCCATGTGGCCAATACCATGCTGTCTTCCCCCACAGGTCTCCTCCGTGCCGCCTGTCTCCGTTCTCACTCTCACCCCCTCCGCTGCAAGGCCCTGGAACTGTGCTTCAACGTCGCCCTCAACCGCCTCCCGGCGTCGGCGCCCTACCACGCCCGCCACCATCTCCCCTCCCTCTCCAACGCCCTCGTGGCGGCCTTCAAGAGGGCACAGGCCAACCACCGGCGCGGATGCGTCGAGGCCCAGCAGCCGGCGTTGCTCGCCGTCAAGATTGAGCTGGAACAGCTCGTCGTCTCCATCCTCGATGACCCGAGCGTGAGCAGGGTCATGAGGGAGGCTGGCTTCTGCAGCACTCAAGTCAAGAGCAATGTGGAGCAGTCAATCTGCACGGAGACCTGTGTTGCCACACCTCCCCAAACAAGCACAACCAAGCCTGCAGCACCCGCGGTGAAGGACGACGACATAGCGAGCGTCGTGGAAGCATTAGTTAGCATGGGCAGGAGGAGTCTTGTGGTGGTGGGAGAGTGCTCGGATACCATTGATGCTGTCGTGAGAGGGGTGATAGATAGGGTTGATAGGGGAGAGGTGCCTGTGGCTCTAAGGAATTCAGAGTTCATCACGCTCCCACTCTTCTCTTTTAGGCACATGTCAAGGGAGGAGGTGGATCAGAAGGTTGCGGAGCTGAGATGCCTCTTGAGGAGATGTTGTGTGGGAAGAGTGGTTGTCTTGTACCTGGGGAACCTCACATGGATCTCTCAGTATAGGGTTAGCTccggggagaagggaagaagtcCTTTTTGCCCAGTGGAGCACGTCGTGATGGAGATCAGCAGCTTGGTCTGTGAGGGAGTTGAGGTAGAGAGCAGTAGCAGGAGATTATGGCTCATGGGAACTGCAACATATGAGACCTACATGAGATGTAAGATCGGACAGCCTTCACTGGAGACTCTTTGGGGTCTTCAGCCTCTCACCATTCCATCTGACAGCTTGGGATTAAGCCTCAAATGTGAGAGGTAAACATGCTTTCATCTGCATCATTTGGTCATACCTAATTTCATAATCCTTGAATTTATGACACAATGTTTTGTACGCAGGGAAATTGCACACATCTAAACCTCCATTTTCTGACTCTATTTCTCCATTATGCAGTAGCCATCGTGCAGTAGCGCCAACTCTACCTTCATGGCTCCAACAGTACAAGGAAGAGAACAGGAGAAGTAGCGATGATCAGGTAAAATTACTAACCCTCAGTGATGTATAAAACCTATGGATTGGGTTGATACAATGATGATATAACCTTTACCTTGTACTCTCTTGTAGAGCTGCTGTATACTGGAAGATCCCTGCAGGGGGTGGAACTCCGTGTGTAGCTCAGCTCTCAAAAGCCAGCACAGACCATCTGATCTAACCTTTAATTTCTCTTCGGCTTCTCCGtgtgattcttcttcttcttccatctctTCCTATGATCAACGCCCTCCGAGCTTGCATCAGAACCAGCAGCATTGGCTACTACAGCTTGAGGTCACAGACCCATGCAAAGGTTTCCAGCTTCGGTCGTCGGAATCCACCGAGCAAGAAGGCTTTGAACATGACTCAAGAAGCAGCATACCCTATGTTAACCTTGACTCTAACCCTAACTCTTCTGCTTCAAGCAGCACCATGGAAATGGAGTATATTCCCAAGTTCAAGGAGCTCAATGCCGAGAATCTAAAGATCCTTTGCAGTGCATTGGAGAAGAAGGTCCCATGGCAGCAGGAGATCATCCCTGAGATCGCTAGCTCCATCCTGCAATGCAGAGCAGGAATGACGAAGAGGAAAGAGAAGTCGAGGTCTAATTACGAGAACAAGGAAGAGACATGGCTGTTCTTCCGAGGCGATGATAGTGAAGCCAAGAAGAGGGTAGCTAAGGAGCTTGCAAGCCTCATTTTCTGCTCTAAGACTAACTTCGTTTCGATTGGTCTCAGCAGCATTTCATCACCTCGTTCAAACTCCAAAAAAAGGTTGAGAGAGGGTGCAAGCCATGGCCATCTTGAGAGACTGTACGAAGCAATCAACGAGAACCCGCACCGTGTTATCTTCATCGAAGACACCGAGCAAGCGGATTACCGCACTCAAGCTGGTATGAAGACCGCGATAGAAAGAGGAAGAGTGTGTGGTTACGGCGGTGAGGAAGTCGGTGTAAGTGATGCAATCATCATCCTCAGTTGCAAAAGCTTCAATCCTCCAGCGAAGTACAAGGCCTCAAAGAGTGATGATGAGAAGGAAGCGAAACTGCATCTTCCTTTGGATTTGAATCATTGTGCTTCTGATGATGATGGTGGCGTGGATGATGTTGGGCTTCCGGAGATGGTGGATGGGACATTCTGCTTTGAGTTGCCGGAGGACCTGTAATGCAGCGTATGCTGTATCCTCGAAAGCTTCCGGAGGATCTCGTTAGTTTAGGCGAAGTTTGAAGAAAACACTTGTAGATTGAACTGGTTTATGGGTTGGGATATGCAGTTATTGCATGTTATAGCTTTCTTATAATTTTCCTTAAAACATGATGAAATTGCTGTACCTCATTTCATCTCTCAAATCTATTCATGAATCAGCTAAGGGAACTTTTTCCGGTCTTCCTTTCATTTGCTGCACTGAGAAACAAATGAATGTTGTTGTGCGGCACGATCGATGACGGAAGATGAACAAATTCTCTCCTTCCCCTGTGTTAGATTTGCTGGAACAGAGAACCACTTTATCAGATCATTGGCATATTTGATCACACTCTCAGGAACTCATTGGGCAACATCGATCAAAGTTGTTTCCATAGTGGGCACATCATGACGGGTACATCATTTCAGCAATGGAGGAACACACTAACGATGTGCTTGTGCTTCCTTCCTGCTGCATCTTCCAAACCCGTTTTCATCATGAAGAGGACACGGAAAATTTTCTTCTGCATGATATAATAGCACATTCGGCCTGTTTCCATTACCCGAGTTTCCTCCCTTGGCATATTTGATCATTGGCATATTTGATCACACTCTCAGGAACTCATTGGGCAACATCGATCAAAGTTGTTTCCATAGTGGGCACATCATGACGGGTACATCATTTCAGCAATGGAGGAACACACTAACGATGTGCTTGTGCTTCCTTCCTGCTGCATCTTCCAAACCCGTTTTCATCATGAAGAGGACACGGAAAATTTTCTTCTGCATGATATAATAGCACATTCGGCCTGTTTCCATTACCCGAGTTTCCTCCCTTTCTGCAGGAGAACAAGCACTCCCCACAGGTTTAAGATAATGGCAACCTCCACTTTTCCGTGTCTTTGTCTTTGCACATAGTGCGTGCAGTCACTTTTATTTGGATTGATCACTAATTGGCACTAACGCTAAAGAGTATTGTCACTACTTTCCTTGTAGGATCCATCCATTACTTTGATCCTGACATCATGGGAGTTGCTATCTATCACCTATGACTAACATCGGAATGCACAGAGAGAATCGATTTAGTCAAGAGGTGTATGGTGTGTGTAGCAGACAAAAAAACTAGTCGATTGATTGGAGCATGATCGTGGTTTAATATACGTATCATAATCACGATAAGGCTTGTCAACTTAGGAGAGGTAGAAACTGCACTGAGGTGATGAAGAAAGGACAGAGTGCAGGAGGAGGAGGCATGACTTGAGAATTATGCAAAGGGAGGGAGAGGTTGATCACTTTGGCAGCAAAAGCATGGAAACTCACTTGAGAATTATCAAAAGGGCACTGCTTTTTATGCTGGGTGATGAAACTTGGAAAGGAATCCCTTTTTCTCTGCTTTAGATTTCACAAACCAGCTTTGTAGACTATCAAAAGTAGTGGGGTCAAAATATTAATGCAAGATAAAGCTAAGCATCCCAGTCTTTTAGACCTTAAAGTTTTTGTTAGCTCAGAATCCtaaaaagctctctctctctctctctctctctctctctctcaaccccaCACAAAACCCAGTTGCAAGGAGAGAACCTGTCGTGTGTGCCTCTCAAGAAAGATTAGCATCTAACGAATGCAGTCTTATCGAAGCATCTCATGTTAAAAGTCAAGTAAACCTAGCCATATCTGCATAAGCTAcctaattccttttttttttttttgtgaacatAAACAatatattttgaggaggaggagaagaataaTAGGATTCcaataaagaaattatttttagtGGATTAAAACTGATTCAATGTTATGaagttgaattattttaaaaactCAAATCTTTACGAGGTTGAATGTTTCCTTAAACCGACTTCTTCGAGATAAATTCATGCTACTTGACTTAAGCGTTAAGACGATCTCATCATACACTTTCAACATCATCAGTAAAATTAGCATCGAAATCATTTATGTCGCTAAAAGTCAATAAGAGATCTAGTTTGAGAACTAAAAGTAAGATTTCAAATCTTGAATAATACTTGACTGACTCTTGAGATGAATATGTACGGAATAAAgaatatttcaaaaaatattcttactgataagcagataagatttcctcaaggcagttgaggaaatctctcagcagttgagaaaaatcctccatgctgaatgtgtataacctccctaccgagtgtgtataaatggctgtcaagaactcactatcaaaatgtattaggcaattatatcttatacgtttcatagtttcttctacaatttctatctttctatcttcttcgcttaatttctatcgCTTACCTCTAGCTTATGGTATTACGGCAAGTCTGATTGACTTAACTTGATTGACCTAAAATATTGACAATACCATAAAACTATGCAAAGTTTGTTGTCTCATCGTAAATAATATTCTTCTCTAAAGAAGAAGGTTGTAGTAGCAAGTAAAAGAAAAGGCTGTAACATATGAGTCTAAGGAAGTCAAAGTCATCAGCTCAAGTTAATTATTCTGTGGCATATCACCACCACAGTAGTGCAGTCATCACCATTGTGTCTGCCATCTTGTCA
This is a stretch of genomic DNA from Musa acuminata AAA Group cultivar baxijiao unplaced genomic scaffold, Cavendish_Baxijiao_AAA HiC_scaffold_911, whole genome shotgun sequence. It encodes these proteins:
- the LOC135664934 gene encoding protein SMAX1-LIKE 3-like, which codes for MLSSPTGLLRAACLRSHSHPLRCKALELCFNVALNRLPASAPYHARHHLPSLSNALVAAFKRAQANHRRGCVEAQQPALLAVKIELEQLVVSILDDPSVSRVMREAGFCSTQVKSNVEQSICTETCVATPPQTSTTKPAAPAVKDDDIASVVEALVSMGRRSLVVVGECSDTIDAVVRGVIDRVDRGEVPVALRNSEFITLPLFSFRHMSREEVDQKVAELRCLLRRCCVGRVVVLYLGNLTWISQYRVSSGEKGRSPFCPVEHVVMEISSLVCEGVEVESSSRRLWLMGTATYETYMRCKIGQPSLETLWGLQPLTIPSDSLGLSLKCESSHRAVAPTLPSWLQQYKEENRRSSDDQSCCILEDPCRGWNSVCSSALKSQHRPSDLTFNFSSASPCDSSSSSISSYDQRPPSLHQNQQHWLLQLEVTDPCKGFQLRSSESTEQEGFEHDSRSSIPYVNLDSNPNSSASSSTMEMEYIPKFKELNAENLKILCSALEKKVPWQQEIIPEIASSILQCRAGMTKRKEKSRSNYENKEETWLFFRGDDSEAKKRVAKELASLIFCSKTNFVSIGLSSISSPRSNSKKRLREGASHGHLERLYEAINENPHRVIFIEDTEQADYRTQAGMKTAIERGRVCGYGGEEVGVSDAIIILSCKSFNPPAKYKASKSDDEKEAKLHLPLDLNHCASDDDGGVDDVGLPEMVDGTFCFELPEDL